The following are from one region of the Paenibacillus bovis genome:
- a CDS encoding ABC-F family ATP-binding cassette domain-containing protein, translating to MSILNVEKLSHGFGDRAIFKDVSFRLLKGEHIGLIGANGEGKSTFMNIITGKLQPDEGKVEWSKRMRVGYLDQHAVLEKGMTIRDVLKSAFQYLLDMEQEMNDMYGKMGDVTPEELEDLLEQVGTIQDTLTAQDFYLIDAKIDETARGLGLTDIGLDKDVNDLSGGQRTKVLLTKLLLEKPDILLLDEPTNYLDEVHITWLTRYLQEYENAFILISHDIPFLNSVINIIYHMENQELNRYVGDYDYFLEVYEMKKQQLESAFKRQQQEISQLKDFVARNKASVATRNMAMSRQKKLDKMEVIELAQERPKPQFNFKVGRTAGKLIFETKDLVIGYNEPLSRPLDLRMERGQKIALVGANGIGKTTLLRSILGEIQALSGTVERGEHQLIGYFEQEMKSDNYNSCIEEIWNEFPSYSQFEVRAALAKCGLTTKHIESKIAVLSGGEKAKVRLCKLINRETNILVLDEPTNHLDVDAKDELKRALQAYKGSILMISHEPEFYKDIVTETWNCESWTTKVF from the coding sequence ATGAGCATATTAAATGTAGAAAAACTCAGCCACGGCTTTGGTGACCGGGCTATTTTTAAAGATGTATCTTTCCGTCTGCTAAAAGGCGAGCATATTGGACTAATCGGCGCCAACGGCGAAGGTAAATCCACCTTTATGAATATTATTACCGGCAAATTGCAGCCGGACGAAGGCAAAGTAGAATGGTCCAAGCGTATGCGTGTTGGTTATCTGGATCAGCATGCTGTGCTGGAAAAAGGCATGACGATTCGCGATGTACTGAAAAGTGCATTCCAGTACCTGCTCGATATGGAGCAGGAAATGAACGATATGTACGGCAAAATGGGCGATGTGACTCCCGAAGAACTGGAAGATTTGCTGGAGCAGGTTGGTACGATCCAGGATACACTGACTGCACAGGATTTCTATCTGATCGATGCCAAGATTGACGAGACCGCACGTGGTCTGGGTCTTACCGATATTGGTCTGGACAAAGATGTCAACGATCTGTCTGGTGGACAGCGTACCAAAGTACTGCTGACCAAGCTGCTGCTCGAGAAACCCGATATTCTGCTGCTCGATGAGCCGACCAACTATCTGGATGAAGTGCATATTACATGGCTGACTCGTTACCTGCAGGAATACGAGAATGCTTTTATTCTGATTTCTCACGATATTCCTTTCCTAAATAGTGTTATTAACATTATTTACCATATGGAAAATCAGGAATTGAACCGTTATGTTGGGGACTATGATTATTTCTTGGAAGTCTATGAGATGAAGAAACAGCAGCTGGAATCTGCGTTCAAGCGTCAGCAGCAGGAAATTTCCCAGCTCAAGGACTTTGTGGCACGCAATAAGGCGAGTGTCGCAACCCGTAATATGGCGATGTCTCGCCAGAAGAAGCTCGACAAAATGGAAGTGATCGAACTGGCACAGGAAAGACCAAAACCACAGTTCAACTTCAAAGTCGGTCGTACAGCCGGCAAGCTGATTTTCGAGACCAAGGATTTGGTGATTGGTTATAATGAGCCGCTGTCCCGTCCGCTGGATCTGCGTATGGAACGCGGTCAGAAAATTGCACTGGTTGGTGCCAACGGTATCGGTAAAACGACACTGCTGCGCAGCATCCTCGGTGAAATTCAGGCATTGTCCGGTACGGTAGAGCGTGGTGAGCACCAGCTGATCGGTTATTTCGAACAGGAAATGAAGTCGGATAACTACAATTCCTGTATCGAAGAGATCTGGAACGAGTTCCCGTCGTACTCCCAATTCGAAGTACGTGCAGCTCTGGCCAAATGCGGCCTGACTACCAAACACATCGAGAGCAAGATCGCAGTACTGAGCGGTGGCGAAAAAGCCAAAGTCCGCCTGTGCAAGCTGATTAATCGCGAGACCAACATTCTCGTGCTCGATGAGCCGACCAACCACTTGGACGTTGATGCTAAGGACGAACTGAAACGCGCGCTGCAAGCCTACAAAGGCAGCATTCTGATGATCTCTCACGAACCGGAATTCTACAAGGACATCGTGACCGAGACGTGGAACTGCGAATCCTGGACGACCAAAGTATTCTAA
- a CDS encoding sigma-70 family RNA polymerase sigma factor: MRIAFLLVRDRQAAEEAVQDTFIQAYRRIGQLQDASKLKSWLIRIVINRCRMKQRTWSWRNIFPGGGAEELPDAELTGSAGADELVMKYIDQHHLVQAVQQLDYMYRECIVLYYFQEMSIQEIADQLKSKENTIKSRLARGRSQLRRLLEEDKQP; encoded by the coding sequence ATGCGGATAGCTTTTCTGCTGGTCCGGGATCGGCAGGCTGCCGAGGAAGCTGTACAGGATACCTTTATTCAGGCTTACCGCCGTATCGGGCAGCTGCAGGACGCCAGCAAATTGAAAAGCTGGCTTATACGCATTGTCATCAACCGCTGCCGAATGAAGCAGCGTACCTGGAGCTGGCGCAATATTTTCCCTGGCGGCGGAGCCGAAGAATTGCCGGATGCGGAATTAACCGGGTCTGCAGGAGCGGACGAGCTTGTTATGAAATACATAGATCAACATCATTTGGTTCAGGCAGTACAGCAGCTTGACTATATGTATCGCGAATGTATTGTACTTTACTATTTTCAGGAAATGAGTATACAGGAGATCGCCGATCAGCTGAAAAGCAAGGAAAATACGATCAAATCAAGACTGGCCCGAGGACGCAGTCAGCTGCGCCGCCTGTTGGAGGAGGATAAACAACCATGA
- a CDS encoding NUDIX domain-containing protein encodes MSIVIGVGAVILNEQNEVLLILRGKEPEAGKWSIPGGKVDPYETLQQAVIREVQEEVNLCIEPGELICTSELISESNEQHILSLIYSTRTTTGTAINREPDKLLDMKWFPLTNLPPNIAMFSAQALLLTQQQLI; translated from the coding sequence ATGTCTATCGTCATCGGCGTCGGAGCCGTCATACTCAACGAACAAAACGAAGTGCTACTGATTCTGCGCGGTAAGGAACCGGAAGCAGGTAAATGGAGTATCCCTGGAGGCAAAGTAGATCCCTACGAAACCCTCCAGCAGGCCGTGATCCGCGAAGTCCAGGAAGAAGTGAATCTCTGTATCGAACCCGGAGAACTGATATGCACCTCCGAGCTGATCAGCGAATCTAACGAGCAGCATATCCTGTCACTCATCTATAGCACCCGCACAACCACCGGCACAGCCATCAACCGCGAGCCGGATAAATTATTGGATATGAAATGGTTCCCATTAACCAACCTGCCGCCCAATATCGCTATGTTCTCTGCCCAGGCCCTGCTGCTTACGCAACAGCAGCTTATATAA
- a CDS encoding YebC/PmpR family DNA-binding transcriptional regulator — MGRKWNNIKEKKANKDANTSRIYAKFGVEIYVAAKKGEPDPVSNSALKVVLERAKTYNVPKAIIDRALDKAKGSGDEQYSELRYEGFGPNGAMIIVDALTNNVNRTAPEVRSAFNKNGGNMGVAGSVAYMFDSTAVIGVAGKSEEEVLEILMDADVDARDIVQEDESVIVYAEPDQFHAVQEAFKGAGIEDFTVAELTMLPQTFVTLPNAEAEAQFDKLIDALEDLEDVQQVYHNVEFADEQ; from the coding sequence ATGGGCCGTAAGTGGAATAATATCAAGGAAAAAAAAGCCAATAAAGACGCCAATACCAGCCGAATCTATGCCAAGTTCGGTGTGGAGATCTATGTAGCAGCGAAAAAGGGTGAACCTGATCCCGTATCCAACAGTGCTCTAAAAGTCGTGCTGGAGCGTGCAAAAACATATAACGTACCCAAAGCGATCATTGATCGCGCGCTGGATAAAGCCAAAGGTAGCGGAGACGAGCAGTATTCCGAACTGCGCTACGAAGGTTTTGGTCCAAACGGAGCGATGATCATCGTCGATGCACTGACGAACAACGTAAACCGTACCGCTCCGGAAGTTCGTTCCGCCTTTAACAAAAATGGTGGCAACATGGGTGTAGCCGGTTCTGTAGCGTACATGTTCGATTCAACAGCCGTTATCGGTGTAGCCGGTAAAAGCGAAGAAGAAGTACTGGAGATCCTGATGGACGCAGATGTGGATGCGCGTGATATCGTGCAGGAAGACGAGTCCGTTATCGTCTATGCCGAGCCGGATCAATTCCATGCTGTACAGGAAGCATTCAAAGGCGCAGGTATCGAAGACTTTACAGTCGCTGAATTGACGATGCTGCCACAAACCTTTGTAACTCTGCCGAATGCGGAAGCCGAAGCTCAATTCGACAAGCTGATCGATGCGCTGGAAGATCTGGAAGATGTGCAGCAGGTCTACCACAACGTCGAATTTGCAGACGAGCAATAA